The segment GTCAGGGACGACAGGAGCTCTTCTCCCCTCGAACGTCGCGGCAGACCTTCCCGTGGCAGACAGTGAAGAGGTTTATCTCACTAACGTCCTGTTCACTCAGATGTTCTCGGAAAACTTTGGTGTCTTCGCAGGTAAGACCGACACGCTGGATGGAGACATGAACGCCTTCGCTCATGGACGAGGGATTAAACAGTTCTCGAACATGGCATTCGTCGCGACGCCGATCGCTCTCCGTTCGATACCTTATTCGAGCCTGGCGACGGGTTTCGTCTGGCTGGAACAGGGAGAACCAATCTTCACCTTCACCGTCATGAACCCAACGGACACCACCCGTACCTCTGGGTTTGACGAGCTATTCGAAGAAGGGGTCGCCCTCATTCCTGAACTGCGATTACCGACCAACTTCTTTGGGATGCCCGGGCATCAGCTTTTCGGAGCCACCTGGAGCAGCCGAACGTACACTGCCCTGGATCAAGACCCGCGTATTATTCTTCCGAACGTACCTGTGGCAAAATCGTCGGACACGTGGTCGCTGTATTATAACTTTGATCAATACCTGTATGTGGATCCCTGTGATTCCAAGAAAGGTTGGGGGGTGTTCGGTCGTGCTGGAATTGCCGAGGCCGACACGAACCCGCTCGAATGGTTCCTCAGTTTTGGTATTGGAGGAAACAGTGTCATTCATGGACGTGATGAGGACACCTTTGGTGTTGGTTATTACTATGCAGGAACGAGTGATGAAATTGCTCCCTTCGTCCAGAATGCGATTGGCGGGATTAATGACGGACAAGGGGTAGAGATGTATTACAATATCGCTGTGAATCGTTCTCTTACGATCACTCCAGACGCACAGGTTATCATCCCCGCCCGAGACCAGATTGACACAGCGGTCTTATTGGGTGTACGAGCCAATCTGACATTCTAACCTATGAACACATAAGTTCAGATCAGACCAGCCGGTTTCCCGTTCGCATACATGAACAGGAAACCGGCTTTTTTTATTTTCCGGTGGAAATGCTGAAACACATACCACGGAGGAGCAATTCCCGATGCACGGCATAAGAGTTCCATCGGCAACGCTTTTGAGCAGAGCATTTCACTTCAACGATTAAGATTTTGGGAAATCGAGAATCGCCATGTCCCTTTTCTCTGGATCTCTTGACTGAGCGGATCTAGGCTGGAACATGAGCTACTTAGTAATACTAATTAATTCGACTCACGATTTAGTATCACTCTGCTGAGCCAATTCACGTCTTTAACTTTGGCTTTAACTTCGGCATGGTTAAACAGCACACAATCCTTCTCGCTGAAATGAGGGATCGCTGATGAGAATGTGTTCTGCGAAAGGGAATCGATTATCCATCACTGAATTCTTTCGATGACTCGGATCACGATGATGGTTCGTCTTGATCGTAGAATCCAACTCATGGAACGACCTGTAGCTTCAATTGATTTCATTGACTCATGTAGTTTATGAAACAGCATTTTACAATTCACATCATCCGCTTGAGGTTTCACCATGGTCATTGCGCGCAAGCCTGTCCGATTGTCGCTGGTATCGGCTTTATTCACTCTAGTTTTCACAGTCTTCGTAGGGTCATCCTCGGTCAGCCAGGCTGAGGAATTACTCCCCCGCCCGGAGAAACCATTTAAAGGTAAGATCGGTCTCACCTACAAAGATTCGACCGCCGTCAAACCCGAACTAAAAATCCCAGCCACCTTCGGACTTGAGAATCCGCCGAACATACTCATCGTGTTGATTGATGATTGTGGTTACGGGCAGATGGGCACCTTCGGAGGTGGGATTCCGACACCGACGTTGGATCGCATCGCGAACAACGGTCTCCGATACACACGTTTTCATACCACAGCATTGTGCAGTCCGACTCGTGCCGCCTTGTTGACGGGGCGTAACCATCATTCCGTAGGAAGTGGTGTTATCGGTGAAGCGGGAACCGGCTTCCCCGGCTACTCGGGAATCATACCTTCTTCCGCTGCGACCTTTGCCGAAGTTCTCCGTGAGTATGGATACGCCAATGCATGGTTCGGAAAAAACCATAACGTCCCTGACTGGGAAACCAGTCTAGTAGGGCCCTTTGATCGCTGGGCCAGTGGGCTTGGTTTTGACTACTTCTACGGTTTCGTCGGTGGAGATACGGATCAGTTTCATCCCGCACTTGTGGAAAACAAAAAACGATTAGAACCTCCCAAAACAAACGAAGATGGTTCCCCTTATCACTTCACAACCGACATTGCGGACCATGCCATTCGTATGATGCGAGCCTCCAAAGCGGTGGCACCTCAACGCCCGTTCTTAACTTACTTTGCGACGGGTGCCACCCATGCGCCACATCAGGTTCCTGAGGAATGGTCAGATAAGTTCAAAGGGAAATTCGACGGCGGCTGGGACAAATACCGCGAAGAGACATATGCTCGCCAGCAGAAAATGGGAATCATTCCTCCAAACGCCAAGCTGACCCCACGACCTGATTCACTGCCAGCCTGGGATTCCGTTCCAGAAAAAGAACGACAGGTATATTCCCGAATGATGGAAGTCTTCGCAGGCTTTACAGCTCATACCGATCATCAGGTCGGTCGAGTGGTGGATGCTATCGAAGAGATGGGAGAATTGGATAACACCCTGATTATCTATATGGCGGGTGACAATGGTGCGAGTGCCGAAGGAGGGCTGGAAGGTCTTGTAAATGAGATGACCTTCTTCAACGCGATTGAAGAACCGCTGGAAATGAAACTAGACGCTCTCGATACACTCGGAAGCGACAAGCATTACAACCATTTCCCCGCTGCCTGGGCGTGGGCAATGGATACTCCGTTTCAGTGGACCAAGCAGATTGCCAGCCACTTTGGAGGAACTCGGAACGGGATGGCCATGTCCTGGCCGAATGGAATCAAAGCTCGCGGGGAAATCCGTGACCAGTTCCATCACGTGATCGATATCGCGCCCACGATTCTGGAAATCGTAGGTGTGGATGCTCCAGATCAATTCAATGGGGTCGCCCAGAAGCCGGTCGAAGGAGTCAGTATGGTTTACACCTTTGACGATGCCAATGCGGAAGACCGACGCACAACCCAATACTTCGAGATGCTCGGTAACCAGGGAATTTATCATAATGGTTGGATGGCCAGCGCCTTGCGAGGAATCCCGTGGGAAAGCGAATCCCCTCCGATCGATCTGCTGAACATGCCATGGGAGCTGTATAACATCGAGGAAGACTTCTCTCAGGCCAATGATCTGGCCAAAGTACATCCGGAGAAACTTGAAGAACTGGTCAAGAACTTCTTTGCTGAAGCGGCCAGATATCAGGTCCTACCACTCGACGGTAGGAAAACCGAAAGGTTGAACGTCGACAATCGCCCCAGCCTTACTGCAGGACGCGACACTTTCACCTATCCAAACCTATTACGTCTTCCCGAAGGGGCTGCCCCTGACTTGAAACATAAGGATCATACCATCACGGCAAAAGTCACTATTCCTGAAGGAGGTGCTAACGGCATGCTTCTTACCCAAGGTGGCCGTTTTGGAGGGTATGGATTTTATGTTCTAGACGGCAAGTTGATCTACAACTACAACCTCGTTGGCGTAGAGCGCTATCTCGTCACTTCGACTGGTGATCTGCCAACAGGAGAAGTCACATTCCAGGCGAAGTATGTTACAGATGCAGACAAACCGTTCGCCCCGGCTACGGTCACTTTGTTTGCGAATGATAAACAGGTGGCAGAAGGTCGAGTTAAAAAGAGTATTCCCAACCGGGTCACGCTTGATGAAACACTCGACATCGGGTTCGACACCGGTACGCCCATCTCCGATGAATATGAATTACCGTTTCGTTTCTCGGGAAAGCTCAACACTTTGACGATCAAGCTTGATTAATAGCAAACTCGCTGAAGAACAAAGTGGATTGGCTACACCTGATTTATCCTCATCGTTTTTGCTACAATATGTTCTGAATATCGAAATTGCTTGGAGTCAATCCCACCTTTTCAGACGCCAAAACTTGGCAGGGGCTCTTTCTGTTCAGCATTTTTTAAGAATGTTCGTCGTTGCTGGAATGGCTGAGGAGAAAAACGCGGGAGAACAAATCCCTGAGTCAGACTCCGAGTTCAATGGTGTCTCCATGGTCCCATTTGAGTTGAATTGATTTATTCACTTTTGCTTAGACGATCCTTCAATGCTATTCGATAATATTAAATCTGCTTTTCAGTCACTTATTCTTCCAGGAAAAGAGTGTGCCGTGAATAAGAAGTTATTAACAAACATCCCAGCGTTTATCAGCGTGTTCTGTATCGCCGGTCTTCTCTGTGCTGACGAACCTCCCACAGCTCCTCCGGCAACGGAGGTTAAAGAAGCACCCGCGGCCGTCTCCACTAAAACTGAGACTGCAGTGGAGCCCACCGCAGATCTCAAAAAGGCTCTCGATGGTTATGTATCTGCTTACAACGAACGTAATGTTGATGCACTTCTGAGTTACTGGAGTGCAGGCGGTGTGTACACCACTTCCAACGGCAATCAGATCCAAGGCATCGAAGAACTCAAAGAGTCATTCACCAGTTATTTTGCTGATCTCGACAAAAGCACTCGCTTAGAAGTTCCTGAATACGAGCATGAAATGATCTCTCCCAAAATCGCCCGGGAAACAGGCATCGCAATGCTGTATCAGGAAGGACAAGATCCCGAACGATCCGAGTATACGGCCTACTACATTCGCGAAGGCGATGAATGGAAGCTCGAAAGTCTGGAAGAATTGGTCATCGTTCCCGAGGTGTCTAACTACGAACAGCTTCAGCCGCTGGAATGGATGATCGGCGAGTGGGTTATTGATGGGAACAAGTCTGACACCACCGTCACCTTTACTAACAAATGGACGATGAATCAAAACTTTATCATCTCCAACTTTACAATCACGACTGATGGCCAAACAGAAATGTCAGGGGCTCAACTCATCGGCTGGGACCCTGTCGCAGAAACACTTCGGTCCTGGATATTTGATTCGCAAGGTGGATTCGGAACAGGGAGCTGGTCTGAAAATAATGGGCATTGGTCTCTTCGCATGCTGTTTCAGACGAACGAAGGAGAAACAGCATCTGCAATCAACATTTACACTCCAATCGACATGGATACTTATCAATTTGAATCCGTTAGTCGTGAACGCGGAGGCCAACTGCTTCCCAGTATCGAAAAAGTGACTGCCCATCGTGTGGTCGATTAATCCTTCGATAAGTTGCCTACGCATCATTATTTGCATATCAATACAGTCTCCAGTTCATAGTCAGGAACCGGTTCAATGAAAAGAATAATATTCCTGTTAGCCATCGTAATATTTGCGATGCAAGTATCTGACGCCTTCGCCCGCGGCGGGCGTGGCGGTGGCGGCGGTCACCGAGGTGGCGGAGGTCATATCGGTGGAGGTGGAGGACGCCCCAATATCTCTCGCCCTTCGCCTTCGATGAGTCGTCCGAATGTCAGTCGCCCCAGCGTGAATCGCCCCAGCACGCGACCAAGCGTCAATCAACCAAGTGCAAACCGGCCCAGCGCAAACCGACCCAGTACTCTGCCAAGTACAAACCGACCCAATGTGAGTCGTCCCAACACGAACCGACCTGCCGGAAACAACCGGCCCGACATTAGCCGACCGGACAACAATCGTCCGAATGTTAATCGTCCCGGTGGAAACGGATCGATTGCCAATCGCCCAGCGGGAAACAGGCCGCAAACTCTGCCGGGCAATCGCCCCAGCAGTGGCGACTTGAAAAACTTCCTGGATCTGCCCGGCGACAAACTTCCGTCGAACCGCCCTGACATCTCCAATAAACTTCCGGGTGACCGCAACCCAGGAGACCGTCTTCCCGGAAATAATAATCCAGGCGACCGTCTACCGGGAGATCGTAATCCGGGAGACCGTTTACCCGGCGATGGCGGCAAACCAGGAGATCGATTTCCTAATGCAGACCGGCCTGGTAAAGATCGCCCGGGCGATGGTATCGCTGATCGCTTCCCGAATCGCGATCATGGTCACGACAAGTGGGCCGACCGGAAAGATAATATCGGAAACGATATGCGTCATCGCTATGACCATTGGGCCGACAACGTCCACGATCACCACCACTGGGATGATCATTACAATCACTGGCACGATCATTACGATCACTGGCACTTCCATTGGAACAACTACCCTAGAAACTACTGGTGGCGAGCAGCAACCTGGACTGCAATGGGAACCTGGTTCCTCAATCCTTGGAATCAACCTTACCAGTATGACTACGGAAACACGGTCTACTATCAGAATGACACCGTTTACTATCAGGACAAACCTGTTGCTTCAGCTGAAGAGTATGCGGGACAGGCCGAGTCAATCGCGGCTGATGTACCTGAGGAAATTCCTGAAAAGATTGAATGGATGCCTCTCGGAGTGTACGCCATAAGTAAAGACGATTCCGGCGAGTCAAACATGGCACTGCAGTTAGCGGTCAGTAAAGAAGGCTACATTGTGGGCTCGTACTACAACACAACCACTAACAACTCCGTTCCTGTTGAAGGGACCGTCGACCGTAATTCGCAACGAGCTGCCTGGAAATTATCAGAAGGGGACAGCGATACCGTCATGGAAACTGGGATCTACAATCTGACCCAGGACCAGACTGTCGCCCTTGTTCACTTTGGTAAAGATCGGACTGAAGAGTGGTTGATGGTCCGTCTGGACGAGCCTAAAGATGATGGAGAGGCTGGAGCCACTTCCGATCCCGCAACTCCCCAGACTGCGCCGGACGCTTCCAGCGGGAATTAACGATTAAGTTTGAACTGAGTATTCTACACCTCTCTCTGTCAGCGACAGAGAGAGGTGTTTTTATTTAAGCCGCATTGTTGCAATGTTTTGAGATTGCATCCGAACGTAGGTAAGAATCACGCCGGTTGTCCCATTACGGGGAGAATGACTCCAGTGATGTAACTGGAATCCGCATCGCTGGCAAGGAAAACATAACTGGGAGAGACTTCCTCGGGCTGTGCAGGCCGTTCCATCGGTGTTGATCCCTTCTCTTTTCCAAACATAGAAACATCTTCTGCAGTCATTCCGGCATCGGCAGGATTCAAAGGTGTCCATACTGGCCCGGGTGCCACACAGTTCACCCGAATCCCTTTATCAAGCAATTCTCGTGAAAGACACTTTGTGAGCGAATGAATTGCTCCTTTGGTGGCACCATAGTCTGGTAACTGGGGGCTTCCCTGTAATCCGACTTCCGAACCCGTGGCAATGATGGCCGAGCCTGGCTCCATATGGGGAACGGCTTCGCGTACCAAACGCAGATATGCATACACGTTCGTCTTCAATGTACGGTCGAGTTCCTCTTCGCTAACTTCAGTCACCGACGATTTCCGGTTTTGCCAAGCCGCATTGCTCACGAGAATATCGATGCCACCCAATTCGGATACGGTCGTATTAATGACTTCTTTACAGAATTCTGCCGAAGTTAAATCCCCTTCAATCAGAATGCATTTACACCCTACCTCTTCCACTGCTTTCTGTGTTTCTTCAGCATCGGTTCGTTCGGAGGGTAAATAAGTGATCGCCACATCCGCGCCCTCTCGGGCATAAAGATAGGCAACGGCTCGTCCAATTCCCGAATCTCCTCCCGTCACGAGTGCCCGCTTCCCTGTCAGCTTGCAAGCCGCCTGGTACCGTTCCGCACGCCATCGTGGCAGTGGATCCAATTTGGATTCCAACCCGGGTGACTCCTGATGCTGCTCGGGAAACGGGGGTTTCGGTTCGGATTGCATTAATGGTTTTTTATCTGTTTGAATATCAGTGTTTGCCATTTTAATCGATCTCCCTGTCATGAAATGTTTCGGCGCGGGGCGCATGCTGGCGTCTGTCATGCCAGCTTGGACGAATAACAACCAAGCTCTTTCACATGATCTCGTAACAGACAGCATTCGGCTCGCTATACACTCTGAAGATTTATTCAGAGCGTGCCTTTAACCTTGTTACAGACTCGACTGGGAAGGATTTGCAAACCATATGCCAACCGACCATAAGCAGGTCGTTAGTCAGCGAGAGATTTAAAACAGCGGGCTATGAAGCTCTGAAATGCAGCGATTAATTAGCTGAGTCGCCGTTCTTCTCCTCTTGTAGATGCCCATGCTGTTGCATCCACCTGGCGACCAGCCAACAGAGAATCGCCCACACGAGACCGGCCGCCCACCCCGCCAAGACATCGGTTGGATAATGAACACCGAGGTAGACGCGACTTAACCCGACCGCCACTGTTAACAGAAGTGAGATACCAAGAATAAATACTCTCAGGCGGCGTCTTTTCACCGCAGTGACTAATATTGTCCCCAACGTAAGGTAAATCACGGCAGACATCATTGAATGTCCGCTGGGAAAACTGCTGGTGTAAACTTCTGCCAAGTGAGGAACGACATCAGGCCGCGGTCGTTGAAACCACCATTTCAAGCCATGGCTTAAGAATAAGCCACTAATCGCGGCGATCAGCAGGGTAACCATCGTGCGGTGCTTACCATCCAGCCACAAAAAGCTTGCTGCTGCCAAGGTAAAGAAAGTCAAAATCGCATAGCCCCCAAGCGAAGTGACGTCTCTGCCCAGTTCACCCATCCATCCCGGACCAATTGGCTTGCTGGGATCGTCCGTTTGACGCATCGACTCTAAGACCCACACATCAAAGTCTTGTGCCTCTCCTTCCAGAACATTGTCAGCAAGATCGATGAAGGCCCAAACACTGAGTACGGCGATTAATAAAGAGACTAGAACGGCAGGTTCCCGACCACCAAACCACTTGACGACTCTTTTCAACGTAGGCAACATCAATCGCTCTCTCAATCCAAGTTCAATGTCTACTGGAGGTTCTGAAATCGACAGATAGATGCCTGTTTGACATTTTTTAAGTCGTTGTTTTCAGTAATGACTTCTCGCGAAGTTAACTTGTCTACTTTAATCCCGCAATGCATTCACCAGTGGAACAAAAGCAGCCTGACAAGCTGGTACGATACCGGCGATAATCCCTGTCAATAAAGAGATAATCACCCCCATATAAAGCAAAGATGCAGAGGGTCGAAAAGCGATGGTGGCCCCTTCGGCCCCGATGGCAAATCCACCGAAGGCAAGCAAGCCATTAGCAATCAAGGTCCCCGCCAGTCCGCCCAGTAAACAGAGAAAAGTGCTTTCCAGCAGGACCAGACCGATGGTCCTTAATGGTCGCATACCGATGGTTTGCAGAACGGCATATTCCTTCATGCGATCTTGCACGCTCATCACAGTCGTAGTCGCGACGAGAGAAAGAACCATCCCCACGCAGGCGTAACCTAACCAGTGCGCGAAGCCGATCAGGTCGACCAGGTCAGAAAGTGTACTGGATTGAAAGGCTCCCTTTCGTCGTGTTTTGGTCGCGACAGGCCCAGCCCCCAGCATCTTGTCAATCCTACTGGCGATCTGATCCGGATCTGCCGATTCGGACACCAGCACTTCATGTTGCGTCACCACGCCGGCAGTATCTAATCCACGGGTATACTGCAAGAACTGGAGGCTACTGTAGATCAGATTTTCTTCCGATGGAACATCCGAACTGAAGATACCCACAACCTGCACAGACAGTTCGCCAATCGAAAACTGATCGCCTACGGACAGGCCGCGTCGCTGGGCGACGTTTTTGCCGATGATCGCGGAATCGTCTCCTGATTTGAATCTGGCCCAATCCCCTTCGATTAACTTCAGAGGTCGTTGTTTACGAATTTGTTCGGGGTGGGCACCGTTGAACACGACTATATCCAGGCTCGCTCGACAGTTGTTTGTCCAGACCTGGATCGGCATGACGTCTGCCACTCCGTCGAGCTTTTTGATTTGCCGTGCATAGTCTTCCGGTAATCGACTACTGGTCGGACAAAACCTGTTCTCCTGAAACACAATCAGACGCTGTTCCGCATCGGGGCCGGTGACCAGACGGTTCAAGCCCTCTTGAACTGAACCGACAAAACAGTAGACGAGCATCGCAACCGTGGCGCCAGAAATCGTCAATAACGAGCGTGCCCGATGACGCCACAATGTTTTAAACACATATTTGATCATCTCACGTTCTCCAATTCAGACTCACCTGACGGAACAAGTTTTCCCCGGTCAAGTAATAACTGTCGTGTCGCGATTTGCGCAACATCCCGATCGTGCGTGACCATTAACAAGGTGATGTCCAGTTCTTCATTCAAGCGTTTTAAGAGGACTTGAATCTGCTCACTCGTTTCGACATCGAGACTTCCCGTGGGTTCGTCCGCCACGACGACTTTGGGATGAGCCACGATTGCCCGGGCAATCCCGATTCGCTGTTCCTGTCCCCCTGACAGTTGCCGGGGGTAATGGTTTGCGCGATCGGAAAGCCCCACTGCTTCCAAAGCAAGGTTCACCCGTTCCTGCCGTTCGCGAGAAGACAACTTGAGCAGCAATGTGGGAAGTTCGACATTCTCATAGGCGGTGAGGACGGGGATGAGATTATGTGTTTGAAAGATGTAACCCAGGTTAGCCGCACGCCAGTCAGCCAGTTTACTGCGGGACAACTGGGTGATATCCGTTCCGGCAACGATGATCTTTCCGGAATCGGGGCGATCTATTCCACTGACGAGATTCAGCAACGTACTTTTTCCTGTACCGCTGGGGCCCATCAGAGAGAGGAACTCACCTGCTTCAATTTCCAACGTCACCTGATCAAGAGGAGTGATCGTCTCATCTCCCTTACGGAAACTTTTGGAAACGTTATGTAATTCAACCAATGCCATTCTGGTTTTGTCCTTCATGCAATCGCATTTTCTTTGGCACGTCTATTTCATCCCGAGAGTATGATCTTCGCCGGTGACAGTGACCGAGTCGCCCTCTTCCAGATTTTCAGGTAAGGGATAAATCAGCTTATCCGTCAGGTTCAATCCTTCGGTGACTTCGATCAGCCCTGCTGCGGTTTCATTTCCGGTGGAGACCGATTGCCGATGAGCTAACTCTCTGGAATCGACGATCCACACAAACTGTTGTTGTTCAGCGGACTGAATGACGGACTTGGGGATAAGGATACGGTTGACCTGTTCGACTTGACTGGAAGTAACATTCGTTTCGGGTGACAGAAAGGTAGCCGTGACCAGCATTTCCGGTCGCACATTCACCTCGGGATCAAGCAATTCGACTTTCACTTCGAGCGTGTTTTTTTGAATGTTGGCCGTGCTTGTAGGTTGCAGTACCCTTCCCTTCAACTTCTTCTTCGACGACGCCGTTTCGATTTCCACGGGTGCACCTGGTATGACTCGCGGAACATCTTCCAAACGCACATCGGCTCGAACCTGCAATCGGTCCGGGTCGTACATTTCGACGACTGTACTTGAACTATGCATTCCGTTGTCGCTCATTCCAAGAACACGGGAGCCGGGGAAAGCAACTAATTTGAGAATGCGTCCCGATACAGGTGCCTTAATTTGACATCGCTCAAGAGTGATTCGAGCCATTCGCAGTTCGACCTCTGCCTGTTTACGTTGTGCGTCCGCGGAGATGACTTTCGCCTCCGCCTCTTTCAATTGCCGTTTTTCTTCAACCAGTAATTCCAGCCCAGAAGTGAGCGCTGTTACTTTCTGCTGTAGAGCAATCATTTCCTGCTCTAAGTTTTTACGCGACTGCAGAAGTTCTTCGAGGTTCGCGTTGGCTTCGGTAAATTGGCTTTCTGCCTGTTGGAGAATTCTCGCTGCAATTGCTTCACGTGCGGCCCGCTTGCCATCTCTGTTTTGAGTCGCGAACTCCAATCGAGCTTGGGCGGCATCGATTTGAAATGGAAGTCGATTGATTTCCGTCCGGACTTTGGCCAAGCGACTTTCCGCCTCGGCGATCGACGCCTGCAAATGAACTGGTTTCTCCAAACGGACCCGAGCCGCCGCTTCTTCTGCCTGAGCCCGTTGTAGTTCTCCTTGCCGCAACATGAGATTGTTCTGAGCCTGTTCGACTGCGAGTTCCGAATCGATCGAGATCAACCTTGCAATGGGTTGGGCTTTCTCGACACGGTCTCCTTCCACGACCAGTAGTTCCTCGACAATCCCCCCAGTTAACGCGGCAACGCGGATGGCAGTGGGACGAGGTTCAATCCAACCTGCCGCCTGAAACAAAGGCGTACCGGCCTGTTGCACTTCGCCCTGCTGTGTCAGAACCGACATCACCGTCACTGAAGTCGCAGGAACGAAACTTCGTCCAGCGGCTGCAGTGAGGATGGCGAGAAAGACAAGCAGAATTCCTGCAGGGAATACGTAACGACTGAGCCATTTTTTAGGCCGACCAACCCCCGGAGTTGATTTCTCCGGGGATCGGTTTAAGGCTAACTTACTCAGATCAACAGAAGTCTCTGGCATCACTTATCACCTGATCGAACGAAAACTTTACTGGCGGACACAGTTAGATTTCCTGCTTCGTCCTTGCTGGCTTTACCTTCTACGACAACGGTCGAAAGCTCTTTGACGTTCAGGAGTTTTCTTGCATCGGCGGCCAGGGGTTTTCCGTTCTCGTCCACAAGTTTGACGGTCGCGATGTTGTTTTTGACCTGGTCTTGCGTGCAACAGTAATCCCAGGGAGTAGGACAGCCTTCCTCAGCCGAACAGAAGGGGACTTCGGGATCGACTACGGTAAAGGCGGCCAGACCATCCACAAACGGATCGTGTGATCCACCAATCACGCCGACGACAGTGACGGATTCCTCATCCTGGGCCGATTCACGAGCTTTGCCAATCGGGAGTGCGTCGGTCGGTTCGATCGAAGCAAGATAAGTAGAATCACCAGCCACCGATGCTGAAGGAGAATCGTCACCA is part of the Polystyrenella longa genome and harbors:
- a CDS encoding YybH family protein, yielding MNKKLLTNIPAFISVFCIAGLLCADEPPTAPPATEVKEAPAAVSTKTETAVEPTADLKKALDGYVSAYNERNVDALLSYWSAGGVYTTSNGNQIQGIEELKESFTSYFADLDKSTRLEVPEYEHEMISPKIARETGIAMLYQEGQDPERSEYTAYYIREGDEWKLESLEELVIVPEVSNYEQLQPLEWMIGEWVIDGNKSDTTVTFTNKWTMNQNFIISNFTITTDGQTEMSGAQLIGWDPVAETLRSWIFDSQGGFGTGSWSENNGHWSLRMLFQTNEGETASAINIYTPIDMDTYQFESVSRERGGQLLPSIEKVTAHRVVD
- a CDS encoding ABC transporter permease: MIKYVFKTLWRHRARSLLTISGATVAMLVYCFVGSVQEGLNRLVTGPDAEQRLIVFQENRFCPTSSRLPEDYARQIKKLDGVADVMPIQVWTNNCRASLDIVVFNGAHPEQIRKQRPLKLIEGDWARFKSGDDSAIIGKNVAQRRGLSVGDQFSIGELSVQVVGIFSSDVPSEENLIYSSLQFLQYTRGLDTAGVVTQHEVLVSESADPDQIASRIDKMLGAGPVATKTRRKGAFQSSTLSDLVDLIGFAHWLGYACVGMVLSLVATTTVMSVQDRMKEYAVLQTIGMRPLRTIGLVLLESTFLCLLGGLAGTLIANGLLAFGGFAIGAEGATIAFRPSASLLYMGVIISLLTGIIAGIVPACQAAFVPLVNALRD
- a CDS encoding arylsulfatase, with translation MVIARKPVRLSLVSALFTLVFTVFVGSSSVSQAEELLPRPEKPFKGKIGLTYKDSTAVKPELKIPATFGLENPPNILIVLIDDCGYGQMGTFGGGIPTPTLDRIANNGLRYTRFHTTALCSPTRAALLTGRNHHSVGSGVIGEAGTGFPGYSGIIPSSAATFAEVLREYGYANAWFGKNHNVPDWETSLVGPFDRWASGLGFDYFYGFVGGDTDQFHPALVENKKRLEPPKTNEDGSPYHFTTDIADHAIRMMRASKAVAPQRPFLTYFATGATHAPHQVPEEWSDKFKGKFDGGWDKYREETYARQQKMGIIPPNAKLTPRPDSLPAWDSVPEKERQVYSRMMEVFAGFTAHTDHQVGRVVDAIEEMGELDNTLIIYMAGDNGASAEGGLEGLVNEMTFFNAIEEPLEMKLDALDTLGSDKHYNHFPAAWAWAMDTPFQWTKQIASHFGGTRNGMAMSWPNGIKARGEIRDQFHHVIDIAPTILEIVGVDAPDQFNGVAQKPVEGVSMVYTFDDANAEDRRTTQYFEMLGNQGIYHNGWMASALRGIPWESESPPIDLLNMPWELYNIEEDFSQANDLAKVHPEKLEELVKNFFAEAARYQVLPLDGRKTERLNVDNRPSLTAGRDTFTYPNLLRLPEGAAPDLKHKDHTITAKVTIPEGGANGMLLTQGGRFGGYGFYVLDGKLIYNYNLVGVERYLVTSTGDLPTGEVTFQAKYVTDADKPFAPATVTLFANDKQVAEGRVKKSIPNRVTLDETLDIGFDTGTPISDEYELPFRFSGKLNTLTIKLD
- a CDS encoding phosphatase PAP2 family protein — encoded protein: MLPTLKRVVKWFGGREPAVLVSLLIAVLSVWAFIDLADNVLEGEAQDFDVWVLESMRQTDDPSKPIGPGWMGELGRDVTSLGGYAILTFFTLAAASFLWLDGKHRTMVTLLIAAISGLFLSHGLKWWFQRPRPDVVPHLAEVYTSSFPSGHSMMSAVIYLTLGTILVTAVKRRRLRVFILGISLLLTVAVGLSRVYLGVHYPTDVLAGWAAGLVWAILCWLVARWMQQHGHLQEEKNGDSAN
- a CDS encoding ABC transporter ATP-binding protein, with the protein product MALVELHNVSKSFRKGDETITPLDQVTLEIEAGEFLSLMGPSGTGKSTLLNLVSGIDRPDSGKIIVAGTDITQLSRSKLADWRAANLGYIFQTHNLIPVLTAYENVELPTLLLKLSSRERQERVNLALEAVGLSDRANHYPRQLSGGQEQRIGIARAIVAHPKVVVADEPTGSLDVETSEQIQVLLKRLNEELDITLLMVTHDRDVAQIATRQLLLDRGKLVPSGESELENVR
- a CDS encoding carbohydrate porin, whose product is MPQSAEAQESDFSDPEIRPITWSTETCDSCQAAAMPCPCESCGCSQGCDDHSLPTLNELLSLPEHGIVMENNVTQFYMGVVEGGQEHEFRYSGHGDYLINADFSKMGGPEGLFLKLRAEHRFGQSMSGTTGALLPSNVAADLPVADSEEVYLTNVLFTQMFSENFGVFAGKTDTLDGDMNAFAHGRGIKQFSNMAFVATPIALRSIPYSSLATGFVWLEQGEPIFTFTVMNPTDTTRTSGFDELFEEGVALIPELRLPTNFFGMPGHQLFGATWSSRTYTALDQDPRIILPNVPVAKSSDTWSLYYNFDQYLYVDPCDSKKGWGVFGRAGIAEADTNPLEWFLSFGIGGNSVIHGRDEDTFGVGYYYAGTSDEIAPFVQNAIGGINDGQGVEMYYNIAVNRSLTITPDAQVIIPARDQIDTAVLLGVRANLTF
- a CDS encoding SDR family oxidoreductase codes for the protein MANTDIQTDKKPLMQSEPKPPFPEQHQESPGLESKLDPLPRWRAERYQAACKLTGKRALVTGGDSGIGRAVAYLYAREGADVAITYLPSERTDAEETQKAVEEVGCKCILIEGDLTSAEFCKEVINTTVSELGGIDILVSNAAWQNRKSSVTEVSEEELDRTLKTNVYAYLRLVREAVPHMEPGSAIIATGSEVGLQGSPQLPDYGATKGAIHSLTKCLSRELLDKGIRVNCVAPGPVWTPLNPADAGMTAEDVSMFGKEKGSTPMERPAQPEEVSPSYVFLASDADSSYITGVILPVMGQPA